A window from Balaenoptera musculus isolate JJ_BM4_2016_0621 chromosome 8, mBalMus1.pri.v3, whole genome shotgun sequence encodes these proteins:
- the KCNJ5 gene encoding G protein-activated inward rectifier potassium channel 4 gives MAGDSRNAMNQDMEIGVTPRDPKKVPKQARDYIPIATDRTRLLVEGKKPRQRYMEKSGKCNVHHGNVQETYRYLSDLFTTLVDLKWRFNLLVFTMVYTVTWLFFGFIWWLIAYIRGDLDHIGDREWIPCVENLSGFVSAFLFSIETETTIGYGFRVITEKCPEGILLLLVQAILGSIVNAFMVGCMFVKISQPKKRAETLMFSSNAVISLRDEKLCLMFRVGDLRNSHIVEASIRAKLIKSRQTKEGEFIPLNQTDINVGFDTGDDRLFLVSPLIISHEINEKSPFWEMSRAQLNQEEFEIVVILEGMVEATGMTCQARSSYMDTEVLWGHRFTPVLTLEKGFYEVDYNTFHDTYETNTPSCCAKELAEVKREGRLLQYLPSPPLPGVCAGAELDAEAEHDGEEEPEGPSGSRETRGSV, from the exons ATGGCTGGCGATTCTAGGAATGCCATGAACCAGGATATGGAGATTGGGGTCACTCCCAGGGACCCTAAGAAGGTTCCCAAGCAGGCCCGCGACTATATCCCCATTGCCACCGACCGCACACGCCTGCTGGTGGAGGGCAAGAAGCCCCGGCAGCGCTACATGGAGAAGAGCGGCAAGTGCAACGTCCACCACGGCAACGTCCAGGAGACCTACCGCTACCTGAGCGACCTCTTCACCACCCTGGTGGACCTCAAGTGGCGCTTCAACCTGCTCGTCTTCACCATGGTCTACACCGTCACCTGGCTGTTCTTTGGGTTCATCTGGTGGCTCATTGCTTACATCCGGGGTGACCTGGACCACATCGGGGACCGGGAGTGGATCCCCTGTGTCGAAAACCTCAGTGGCTTCGTGTCTGCCTTCCTGTTCTCCATCGAGACCGAGACCACCATCGGGTACGGCTTCCGGGTGATCACGGAGAAGTGTCCGGAGggcatcctcctcctcctggtccaGGCCATCCTCGGCTCCATCGTCAACGCCTTCATGGTGGGCTGCATGTTCGTCAAGATCAGCCAGCCCAAGAAGAGGGCCGAGACCCTCATGTTCTCCAGCAACGCCGTCATCTCCCTGCGGGACGAGAAGCTCTGCCTCATGTTCCGCGTGGGCGACCTTCGCAACTCACACATCGTGGAAGCCTCCATCCGCGCCAAGCTCATCAAGTCCCGGCAGACCAAGGAGGGGGAGTTCATCCCGCTGAACCAGACCGACATCAACGTGGGCTTCGACACGGGGGACGACCGCCTCTTCCTGGTGTCCCCACTCATCATCTCTCACGAGATCAACGAGAAGAGCCCTTTCTGGGAGATGTCGCGGGCCCAGCTGAATCAGGAGGAGTTTGAAATCGTGGTCATCCTGGAAGGGATGGTGGAGGCAACAG GCATGACTTGCCAAGCACGGAGCTCCTACATGGATACGGAGGTGCTCTGGGGCCACCGATTCACTCCAGTCCTCACCTTGGAAAAGGGCTTCTATGAGGTGGACTACAACACCTTCCACGACACCTATGAAACCAACACGCCCAGCTGCTGTGCCAAGGAGCTGGCAGAAGTGAAGCGGGAAGGCCGGCTCCTGCAGTACCTCCCCAGTCCCCCACTGCCGGGAGTCTGTGCTGGAGCAGAGCTGGACGCGGAGGCTGAGCATGATGGAGAGGAAGAGCCTGAGGGTCCGAGTGGGTCCCGGGAGACCAGGGGCTCGGTGTGA